A region from the Brassica napus cultivar Da-Ae chromosome C8, Da-Ae, whole genome shotgun sequence genome encodes:
- the LOC111212075 gene encoding uncharacterized protein LOC111212075 — MGSCVSLNRRDSNSPPTVKIVSVNGDLREYNVPVLASQVLEAESAASSSSSYFICDSDSLLYDDFIPAVKSAEPLHAEQIYFVLPISKRRNRLTAPDMAALAVKASVAIQNSVGKDFRRRKKGRISPIMTLTTQPNGSVAAVNGKASESTDSKGRPLVKRTATYKASSGYNRSGSVRNLRRHTSRRAKLAVRSFRLKLSTIHEGSVV, encoded by the coding sequence ATGGGAAGCTGTGTATCGCTCAATCGGAGAGACTCCAATTCTCCCCCAACGGTGAAGATCGTCTCCGTCAACGGCGATCTACGGGAATACAATGTTCCGGTGCTAGCATCTCAGGTCCTTGAAGCTGAATCGGCGGCGTCGTCCTCCTCCTCTTATTTCATCTGCGATTCGGATTCTCTCCtctacgacgatttcatcccgGCGGTCAAATCGGCAGAACCGCTTCACGCCGAGCAGATCTACTTCGTCCTTCCGATCTCCAAACGGCGGAACCGTCTAACGGCACCGGACATGGCGGCTCTCGCCGTCAAAGCAAGCGTCGCGATACAAAACTCCGTCGGGAAAGATTTTCGCCGGCGTAAAAAGGGGAGGATCTCGCCGATCATGACGCTTACTACTCAGCCTAACGGTTCCGTTGCTGCTGTTAACGGAAAAGCAAGCGAGTCAACGGATAGTAAGGGAAGACCGTTGGTGAAGAGAACGGCGACGTATAAGGCTTCGAGTGGTTATAACCGGTCCGGTTCGGTACGTAATTTGAGAAGGCATACTTCGAGGCGAGCAAAGTTGGCGGTTCGATCATTTAGGCTGAAGCTTTCAACGATCCACGAAGGCTCCGTCGTTTAG